A single Ziziphus jujuba cultivar Dongzao chromosome 11, ASM3175591v1 DNA region contains:
- the LOC107432967 gene encoding CAAX prenyl protease 1 homolog, which yields MGFPYMEAVVGFMILTYIFETYLDLRQHVALRLPTLPKPLVGVISQEKFEKSRAYSLDKSHFHFVHEFVTILMDSALLFFRVLPWFWKKSGDFVVLAGLNAENEILHTLAFLAGVMIWSQITDLPFSLYSTFVIEARHGFNKQTIWLFFRDMFKGIGLAVILSPPIVSAIIFIVQKGGPYLAIYLWAFMFVLSLVMMTVYPILIAPLFNKFTPLPEGELRVKIEKLAASLKFPLKKLFVVDGSTRSSHSNAYMYGFFKNKRIVLYDTLIQQCKNDEEIVAVLAHELGHWKLNHTMYTFIAMQILTFLQFGGYTLVRNSNDLFQSFGFDTQPVLIGLIIFQHTVMPLHHLVSFGLNLLSRSYEFQADGFAKKLGYAAPLRDGLVKLQEENLSAMNTDPWYSAYHYSHPPLVERLAALDEPDKKAD from the exons ATGGGGTTTCCTTACATGGAAGCTGTTGTTG GATTTATGATATTGACATACATCTTTGAAACGTATTTGGATTTGCGGCAACATGTGGCCTTAAGATTGCCAACTCTCCCCAAACCTTTGGTTGGGGTAATCAGTCAagagaaatttgaaaaatctcGGGCCTATAGTCTTGATAAAAG ccACTTCCATTTTGTTCATGAGTTTGTGACCATACTGATGGACTCTGCACTTCTGTTTTTTCGGGTATTGCCTTGGTTTTGGAAG AAATCAGGAGACTTTGTCGTGTTAGCTGGCCTTAATGCAGAAAATGAAATACTGCACACTCTTGCATTTTTAGCTGGTGTTATGATTTGGTCACAG ATCACTGATTTGCCATTTTCTCTCTACTCCACTTTTGTGATTGAGGCTCGTCATGGTTTCAACAAA CAAACAATATGGCTATTCTTTAGAGACATGTTTAAAGGAATTGGTCTTGCTGTAATACTTAGTCCACCTATTGTGTCTGCAATCATCTTTATTGTACAG AAAGGAGGTCCATACCTGGCCATCTATCTTTGGGCATTTATGTTCGTTCTTTCACTTGTGATGATGACAGTGTACCCTATTCTAATAGCTCCACTTTTTAACAAGTTCACCCCT CTTCCGGAGGGTGAGCTCAgggttaaaattgaaaaacttgCTGCATCCCTCAAGTTTCCATTGAAAAAGTTGTTTGTGGTTGATGGATCCACAAGATCAAGTCATAGCAAT GCTTATATGTATGGATTCTTCAAGAACAAGAGAATAGTCCTGTATGATACTTTAATTCAGCAG TGCAAAAATGATGAGGAAATTGTAGCTGTTCTAGCTCATGAACTGGGTCATTGGAAACTCAACCATACAATGTATACATTTATAGCTATGCAG ATTCTTACATTTCTGCAATTTGGTGGATATACTCTTGTGAGGAACTCGAATGATCTATTTCAAAGTTTTGGGTTTGATACACAGCCTGTACTGATTGGACTCATAATCTTTCAG CACACTGTAATGCCTCTTCACCACCTAGTTAGTTTTGGTCTCAACCTTCTGAGCAGATCTTATGAATTtcag GCTGATGGTTTTGCGAAGAAGCTTGGTTATGCTGCTCCACTCCGTGATGGCCTCGTGAAACTACAG GAAGAAAATTTGTCAGCTATGAATACCGATCCTTGGTACTCAGCTTACCACTACTCTCACCCACCCCTTGTTGAAAGATTGGCTGCACTAGATGAACCAGATAAAAAGGCAGACTGA